From one Anopheles cruzii chromosome 3, idAnoCruzAS_RS32_06, whole genome shotgun sequence genomic stretch:
- the LOC128271078 gene encoding coiled-coil domain-containing protein 130 homolog, producing MGERKGQNLYYPPDYDPRAGGLNKWQGTHALRERARKIHLGILIIRFEMPYNIWCDGCKNHIGMGVRYNAEKKKVGMYYSTPVYQFRMKCHLCDNHFEIKTDPQNLDYVIVSGARRQENRWDPTQNEQIVPETKETQRKLFDDAMYKLEHGAKDQQTADEAKPVLGRLFQRNDSVWRDDFEANSRLRAQFRTRKKELKLQEEKDNALLTKSSLAVALLPECDSDRRMAHLMRLHSSKTIHERDKERRSAILNRPALPSTSVNGRKVAVKSPDNIIRLERNSLGIVKRSTKGGRKHVGSVANDAATAESSNGHRAELESQTVGGTSSPAPCSSFGSEPTKTKEMNQIDPMPSLLLCNYGSGSSDSD from the exons ATGGGTGAGAGGAAAGGCCAGAACCTGTACTATCCGCCGGACTACGACCCGAGGGCGGGTGGTCTGAACAAATGGCAAGGTACGCACGCACTGCGGGAGCGGGCCCGCAAAATCCACCTCGGCATCCTGATCATCCGGTTCGAGATGCCGTACAATATTTGGTGCGATGGCTGCAAGAACCACATCGGCATGGGGGTCCGCTACAATGCGGAAAAGAAGAAGGTCGGAATGTACTACTCCACACCGGTCTACCAGTTCCGGATGAAGTGTCACCTCTGCGACAATCACTTCGAGATCAAGACGGATCCACAAAACTTGGACTACGTCATCGTGTCCGGGGCACGGAGGCAGGAAAACCGGTGGGATCCGACGCAGAATGAGCAGATTGTGCCGGAAACGAAGGAAACCCAGCGGAAACTGTTCGATGATGCCATGTACAAGCTGGAGCACGGGGCCAAAGACCAACAGACGGCCGATGAAGCGAAGCCAGTGTTGGGGCGCCTTTTTCAGCGAAACGACAGTGTTTGGAGGGACGACTTTGAAGCAAACAGTCGGCTGCGGGCACAGTTTCGG ACACGCAAAAAAGAGCTCAAGTTGCAGGAAGAAAAAGACAACGCACTATTGACCAAATCGAGCCTTGCGGTCGCGCTACTGCCGGAATGTGATAGCGATCGTCGTATGGCTCACCTAATGCGGTTACATTCATCGAAAACGATTCACGAACGGGACAAAGAACGCCGGAGTGCTATTCTGAATCGCCCTGCGTTACCGTCGACTTCCGTTAACGGCAGAAAAGTGGCCGTCAAGTCGCCCGATAACATCATTAGGTTAGAGAGAAATAGTTTAGGTATTGTAAAACGTTCGACCAAAGGTGGCCGAAAACATGTAGGTAGTGTTGCTAATGACGCTGCAACGGCAGAATCGAGCAACGGGCATCGAGCAGAACTGGAGTCCCAAACGGTTGGTGGCACGAGCTCCCCAGCCCCATGCAGCTCATTTGGTAGTGAGCcgacgaaaacaaaagaaatgaaTCAAATCGATCCAATGCCCAGTCTGTTACTGTGCAATTATGGATCAGGGTCTAGTGATAGCgactaa
- the LOC128275518 gene encoding UDP-N-acetylhexosamine pyrophosphorylase-like protein 1 — MGEQQPQYEAQKKELSKWNQQHLLTFWPDLSVVERAKLLESLRDAVDCASLDDAFRRAMATATSAKEDLNDLLKPLEKEMLLSIDDASEAELQELQQVGLERIRAGEVGVILLAGGQGTRLGSTAPKGTYDVGLPSGKSLFQLQAERIRKLEQLAGPGARIPWFIMTSEHTHRETIEYFQANDYFGLPVEQVVLFRQRSVPCVDLAGRILLDDKWKVATAPDGNGGIYRALKDEGILDRLERDGVRFLHAHSVDNILIKVADPVFVGYCVRKRADCGVKVIEKVEPNEAIGVLCDVKGKYQVVEYSELSHETANRRNSSSDGKLTFNAGNICNHFFTTEFLRRIADTTMPLHVAKKKIPYVDTVEGSATWGQRLKPSTPNGIKMEKFIFDVFPLAERFVALEGRREEEFSALKNSDSVGFDCPSSVRGDIYRLHRKWLISAGALEVVSGGPEETVCEIAPLLSYAGEGLEEMARGHSFHCPVHLTAVDEP; from the coding sequence ATGGGGGAACAACAACCACAGTATGAGGCGCAGAAAAAGGAGCTCTCCAAATGGAACCAGCAACACTTGCTAACCTTCTGGCCGGATCTTTCTGTGGTTGAGCGAGCCAAACTCCTCGAATCGCTGCGGGATGCGGTCGACTGTGCCTCCTTGGATGATGCATTCCGCCGCGCTATGGCAACCGCCACGTCGGCAAAAGAAGATCTGAACGATTTGCTCAAACCACTGGAAAAGGAAATGCTTCTGTCGATCGACGACGCCTCCGAAGCGGAGCTGCAGGAACTCCAGCAAGTTGGCCTCGAGCGGATACGGGCCGGTGAGGTGGGTGTAATATTGTTAGCCGGTGGCCAAGGTACACGCCTCGGCTCAACGGCACCGAAGGGCACGTACGATGTGGGGTTGCCGTCGGGAAAATCGTTGTTTCAACTGCAAGCCGAACGCATCCGCAAGCTGGAACAAttggccggcccgggcgcACGTATCCCGTGGTTCATAATGACCAGCGAACATACGCACCGGGAAACGATCGAATACTTCCAGGCCAACGACTACTTTGGCTTACCGGTAGAACAAGTGGTCCTGTTCCGCCAGCGCAGTGTGCCGTGCGTCGATCTGGCAGGTCGCATTCTGTTGGACGACAAATGGAAAGTAGCCACCGCACCCGATGGCAACGGGGGCATCTACCGTGCGCTAAAGGACGAAGGCATACTGGACCGGCTGGAACGGGACGGGGTGCGGTTCCTGCACGCCCACAGCGTCGATAACATACTGATCAAGGTTGCGGATCCGGTTTTCGTGGGCTACTGCGTTCGCAAGCGAGCCGACTGCGGAGTGAAAGTGATCGAGAAGGTGGAGCCCAACGAAGCGATCGGCGTTTTGTGCGACGTCAAGGGAAAGTATCAGGTGGTCGAGTACAGCGAGCTATCGCACGAGACGGCCAATCGAAGGAACTCGTCGTCCGATGGAAAGCTCACGTTCAATGCGGGCAACATATGCAATCACTTTTTCACCACCGAATTTCTACGCCGAATCGCGGACACTACGATGCCACTGCACGTGGCAAAGAAGAAAATTCCTTACGTCGACACCGTCGAGGGGTCGGCAACATGGGGGCAGCGCCTGAAGCCGAGCACCCCGAACGGTATCAAGATGGAAAAGTTTATATTCGACGTGTTTCCGCTGGCGGAACGGTTCGTCGCACTGGAGGGTCGGCGGGAGGAAGAGTTCAGTGCCCTTAAGAACAGCGATTCGGTGGGCTTCGATTGCCCATCGAGCGTTCGGGGCGATATCTATCGactgcaccggaagtggcttATCAGTGCCGGAGCACTAGAAGTAGTGAGCGGTGGTCCCGAAGAAACCGTCTGCGAAATTGCACCCCTTCTATCGTACGCCGGCGAAGGGTTGGAGGAAATGGCTCGGGGCCACAGCTTTCACTGCCCCGTGCATCTGACCGCCGTCGATGAGCCATAA
- the LOC128271434 gene encoding methionine--tRNA ligase, cytoplasmic, which produces MIIYTNTGNPLVLKLLICANLAKLEVQVKQVTLNDPALGDMKHLPLLELDSGVKLFSTDVAVKYILSNEEASATVVQRDEWLEWSSKRLAPALTHNMDVGTRADPNTKPILNTLVKMLDDCLSRSAFLTGDQITSADVAVWSLLAPDGTLKGAVNIDNLLRWYHQIAAMPEVQAALAVLSLKEASFGSLQGSNRFGGLHHIVLNPEIADFEGELLAETGANIAETVQRDEIEAARAAFADVDERAIRDEPRIVLPKAGQKNNLVTSALPYVNNVPHLGNIVGCVLSADMFARYSRLCGYNTLYIGGTDEYGTATETKALAEKLTPRQVCDKYFDVHNSIYRWFGIGFDYFGRTTTTEQTQIVQGLFKELYAKGFIETRSVDQLLCQKCDRYLADRFVEGTCPHPGCGYEDARGDQCDKCGKLVNAIDLLRPRCKMCNSSPIIRESSQFFLDLPKIEPSLREWVDKVESGWTHNARVITRAWLKEGLRSRCITRDLKWGIPVPLEGYESKVFYVWFDAPIGYISITSRYCKEWQRWWQPDTGVKVDLYQFMAKDNVPFHSVMFPASLLGVNQGHTLVSHIMATEYLNYEDGKFSKSRGIGVFGNDAQDTGIPADVWRFYLAACRPEGQDSSFSWNDLQARNNNELLKNLGNFANRALVFCEKFFDSVIPTMNLTEEDYTLLALANRELKGYVQQMEKARMRDGIRHMLQISRYGNQFMQNEEPWVKVKGTDDQKARAGTVIGLCCNFVCLLATLIFPFMPSTARNLYGQLNVRGGHINSDKPLLRTSLPSGHRIGKPVVLFSKIEDSRLAELKTKYGGQQPTKEPATGTKNPPRQQQKQAGSLSLKDAQKAVDEQGAKVHKIKSSGADRSAWQPEVNLLEELKEQLKALSQPRTSESGTKVPKEPQPAVETACDPLAVQDLEKEIALQGDKVRQLKSSSSDKTVWQPELSVLLSLRKKLNSLTGSTPAAAAAAKKPSGGRKQGVKK; this is translated from the exons ATGATCATCTACACCAACACCGGCAATCCACTCGTGTTGAAGCTGCTGATATGTGCCAATTTGGCAAAACTTGAGGTGCAGGTCAAACAGGTTACGCTTAATG ATCCCGCCCTGGGTGACATGAAGCATCTACCGCTCCTGGAGCTGGACAGCGGTGTTAAGTTGTTTTCGACCGATGTCGCCGTCAAGTACATTCTTTCGAACGAGGAGGCGTCGGCCACCGTGGTGCAGCGAGACGAGTGGCTAGAATGGTCCTCGAAACGACTGGCGCCGGCCTTAACCCACAATATGGACGTCGGTACACGGGCGGATCCGAACACGAAACCGATTCTCAACACACTGGTTAAGATGCTGGATGACTGTCTGAGCCGAAGCGCTTTTCTAACGGGCGACCAAATTACCAGCGCCGATGTGGCCGTCTGGAGCCTTCTAGCGCCGGATGGCACCCTTAAGGGTGCGGTCAACATTGACAATCTGCTCCGCTGGTACCACCAAATAGCGGCTATGCCCGAAGTGCAGGCGGCCCTCGCTGTTCTGTCCCTGAAAGAGGCAAGCTTTGGCTCGCTGCAGGGCAGCAATCGGTTCGGCGGATTGCACCATATCGTGCTGAACCCGGAGATAGCCGACTTCGAAGGTGAGCTACTGGCGGAGACGGGCGCCAACATTGCCGAAACGGTCCAGCGCGACGAGATTGAGGCCGCCCGGGCGGCCTTTGCCGACGTCGACGAACGGGCCATTCGCGATGAGCCACGCATTGTGTTACCGAAGGCGGGTCAGAAAAATAATCTCGTTACGTCCGCCCTGCCGTACGTCAACAATGTGCCGCACCTGGGCAACATCGTCGGCTGCGTGCTGTCGGCGGATATGTTCGCGCGCTACTCGCGGCTCTGCGGCTACAACACGCTGTACATCGGCGGTACGGATGAGTACGGAACGGCCACCGAGACGAAGGCACTGGCCGAGAAGCTAACGCCACGGCAGGTCTGCGACAAGTACTTTGACGTGCACAACTCCATCTACCGCTGGTTCGGGATCGGATTCGATTACTTTGGCCGCACCACGACCACCGAGCAGACGCAGATCGTACAGGGCCTCTTCAAGGAACTGTACGCCAAAGGGTTCATCGAAACGCGGTCGGTCGACCAGCTGCTGTGTCAAAAGTGTGATCGCTATCTGGCCGACCGGTTCGTCGAAGGAACTTGCCCGCATCCCGGGTGCGGTTACGAAGACGCACGCGGCGACCAGTGCGACAAGTGCGGTAAATTGGTGAACGCAATCGACCTGCTGCGGCCACGATGCAAAATGTGCAACTCTTCGCCGATCATTCGCGAGTCGAGTCAGTTCTTCCTCGACCTGCCGAAGATTGAGCCGTCGCTGCGCGAATGGGTTGACAAAGTCGAATCGGGCTGGACGCACAATGCGCGGGTCATTACGCGTGCCTGGCTGAAGGAGGGTCTCCGATCGCGGTGCATTACGCGCGACCTCAAGTGGGGCATTCCGGTGCCCCTCGAAGGGTACGAAAGCAAGGTGTTTTACGTGTGGTTCGACGCACCGATCGGATACATTTCGATCACGAGCCGGTACTGCAAGGAgtggcaacggtggtggcaacCGGACACGGGCGTTAAGGTGGACCTGTATCAGTTCATGGCGAAGGACAATGTGCCGTTCCATTCGGTCATGTTTCCCGCTTCGCTGCTGGGCGTGAACCAGGGACACACGCTCGTGTCGCACATCATGGCCACGGAGTACCTCAACTACGAGGACGGCAAGTTTAGCAAGAGCCGTGGCATCGGCGTGTTCGGCAACGACGCGCAGGACACGGGCATCCCGGCCGACGTCTGGCGCTTCTACCTGGCGGCGTGCCGACCCGAGGGCCAAGATTCGTCGTTCAGTTGGAACGATCTGCAGGCACGGAACAATAACGAACTGTTGAAAAATCTGGGCAACTTTGCCAATCGGGCGCTGGTGTTCTGCGAAAAGTTCTTCGATTCCGTCATCCCGACGATGAATCTCACCGAGGAGGACTACACGCTCCTGGCGCTGGCTAACCGCGAACTGAAGGGCTACGTGCAGCAGATGGAGAAGGCCCGAATGCGGGACGGCATTCGGCATATGCTCCAAATTTCTCGCTACGGCAACCAGTTCATGCAAAACGAAGAACCATGGGTAAAGGTGAAGGGTACGGACGATCAGAAGGCACGGGCCGGAACCGTGATTGGACTTTGCTGCAATTTTGTTT GCTTACTGGCAACGCTAATCTTTCCGTTCATGCCCTCGACGGCCCGCAATCTGTATGGCCAGCTGAACGTGCGTGGAGGACACATCAATTCCGA CAAACCACTGCTTCGCACGAGCCTACCAAGTGGCCATCGTATCGGGAAACCGGTCGTGTTGTTTTCCAAAATCGAAGATTCTCGTCTCGCCGAGCTGAAGACAAAGTATGGCGGACAGCAGCCGACGAAAGAACCCGCCACAGGAACCAAAAACccgccacggcagcagcagaagcaggcAGGAAGCCTTTCTTTAAAAGACGCTCAAAAAGCGGTGGACGAGCAAGGGGCAAAGGTGCACAAGATCAAATCCAGCGGTGCCGATCGGTCCGCCTGGCAGCCGGAAGTAAACCTCCTGGAGGAGCTCAAGGAACAGCTCAAGGCACTGAGCCAACCACGTACTTCGGAAAGCGGCACGAAGGTGCCAAAAGAACCGCAGCCAGCCGTTGAGACGGCCTGCGATCCTCTGGCAGTTCAGGACCTCGAGAAAGAGATTGCCCTGCAGGGCGACAAGGTGCGCCAGCTCAAGTCCAGCAGTTCGGATAAGACTGTCTGGCAGCCGGAACTTTCGGTGCTACTGTCCCTGAGAAAGAAGCTGAACAGCCTTACCGGATCGaccccggctgctgctgctgcggcgaaAAAGCCGTCGGGAGGCAGAAAACAGGGAGTTAAAAAGTAA